CTTCCATGGGTTAGTGTATAAATATTAACATGATCTAAGTAAAGCGGATGGATTCCAACATCTCCAATATTTGAATATATAGTATTATTTCGCTgatgttattgaaaatattgagtTTCATGAAGTGCTTCAGTTGAGGATTGTTTATAAACATTTGGCAATTGATATCCTAGCTGATACATAATTGATCATACGTTTTATACGTAACGAAATGTAAGTGAGTTAGGCATGGAGTCTCTACCAACATTAACTTGATAAAATGGCTGGCCTATACCATTGAATCGTAAAACTACATTGGTTATATCACGGAAAGATATTAAGTTAGTTCACATCTAAACGAAAATGCTGCGCGAACGCAGCACCTATGACCAGAACGTACACGATTTACTAACAACTCGCTTGGCACGAGGATGcattagcaataaaaaatactaagtatgtaagaattatgacgatgactaaaattaatgttaaatgTGACCACATACACTCATTCCATTCGCACGTTCTTCATAAAGAAAACCCTAAGAGCTAAACAAGGACTACGAGAAAACGAGGTTAGATTAAACCTAAGAAGCGAGAGATAGTAAGTTCAACGAATATTATGCCGATGATGATTCCTACTTACAGTGCGCATctactacttatacataattatgtacttgtaTGATAATATTAgtgataaagtaataaaaaactaaTACACGATATagcttttataataaataacaattttcgcTTCTAAATTTCAACCAACGAAAAacaaattttttatattaaaatgaatgtaTAACTGTTAGACGCTCTTGCGATGGAAACAATTGCGGATTACATTAGGATTCACAGCAACTATTTCGTAAAGAGTATCTAGTCCAGATTTatctttaatatgtatttactttataaaattTGCAAAAGTAACAAATTGTTTCTTTGTACTTTTAAGCAATTCACTAAATTACACACATTTAATTCAACATGAAGAAATTTAAATGTTGTGTCTAAATAAAATTGTCATTAGatacaaaatttaacaaatatgtgCAAATAAACTAGGAAAATATGCAACGTCgtgtaattaaatatattaaaactgaaCAAGTAACTAAGTGACTAAAATGTGAATAATCAAACACTTTCGATTATGTACCTCTGATTGTAAAGAGGGGTTTCTACTGCGTCCGGGTACACTACACAAccttaaatagttatttaaatagtacgggaagtacttgtgaaataattaaaagaaaggaatcgacaaattcaatgaaaataatgacaaacattttttttatattaacggAAAACAAACGTGTCTTGACAAACCAGAATATTACGAAATTGTGTCTTGTCAAGAATGCTTcgattgttttaaaataataacaaattctaACATTGGATCACGATATAGGGCTTCAATTTCATGATTGGTAAATTATAGTTGAGACTACTTAAATTACGATTCTACCTATCTCTACgggagatttaaaaaaaagtggttGGGTAAAAAACGGTCTAGGTTGgtatgtgtacatattttagttttaaaagataGATTTATAAGAGGTatagtggtagacatttggctTGTCAAGACGCATGTAACATTTGTAAACATTCATTTAAGAAAAATTATCATATCTTATATGATATAATATGGATTTGAACATTCGATTACGGTTTTTTGGTGTTGTACTCTATAACTGAAAGTACAGAcatatctatatttattttaaaatatgcgattttcaatactttattaaaaaggaatttaaatttgtgttaCGCTGATACAACTATAATTTTACTATTATAGTATCTAGAGAGGTAATGACATAGAttttaaatatctattaaataaacatccttGCTTACGGAGGACTATGATATATTAACGGATCTCATGACTCCAAAATAGCATATTCTGAATTTGTACCGGAAAGGGATCCAAGCCGACGCGCCCGGCGCAAGCCGCGCGCCGCACGGCTAGGTCTGATTATTCTTCTACGTAGATGGCTCTGTATTGACTATTAGAGAATATGATATACTTTGTGTTGCCTTCACTAGAGCGCGCGCTGTAATGACGGTTCACTTTTCACATTTGTACATGGCCACCATCAGATGATCTGgtatcatttttaatattttcctaAATATACCAACAACAGCTCGTTTTTTACCttaatttttcaaatattttatggaTACGATATTATATTAACACGCATTAAGTAAATGcacattaaacttttaaatataattctatATACGAACGAGCAAACttcgataaaattaaaattgtataacatatgaaacgtcattacAGCGCCGCCGCGATCGCTAAAATAATTAGGGATCTTTGATATTGTTGAAATTATGTACTATCGATTTACGGCTATTCTAGAATTATGCAATAGtacaatgtattttattaaactttcgatAAGCTGCGAATAGTACACGAAACGgtgttatttacattattagtACACCGTGTTGTGATAAAGTACTGTTTCAgttagatataatatatattatattcttagAGTATAGATAACGATTAAGCGGAGGAcactaatcttaaaatattaGGAGATACTACAACCACACAAGGTGACCTGGCAACTATGGCCCGTGGATAGATGTGATTCAATATTAGGTAATTTAAGAAGTAATTTGTAGGTATTGCCAATAGAGATGAGTATGGTCGTTAAGTTGAAGCGCCGGGCTAGCGTCGGCCGACAGCGACCGGCAGCCGGCGCGGCGCGGACTCAGCGGCCATAGTTGCGCAGCTCGCCCCCACTCAAACCGTGCCGGATGAAGATGACGCTCATGAGGTGCAGTGATGCGGATGATGGCGTGACAACGCGCGTGGCGATGATGACTGATGCTACTTTACTACGCAACAAGAACCTGATCTAATTACTTTAATGAACAGCGATTAGTTTAGTTAAAATGTAAATGGCAGCAaaatttttaactataaaaagtGTCAAGTCTTTTTTAGAATTATTGCCTAACATGTAGCGAAAGAGTTCGCAGATATCACGTTGACCCCGTGAGCGTGTTACACTCCGTGTTCCGAGACAAGTCGACGCGAGCCCGAGTTGTAGGAGGTCCCGCCGGCGTCGCGCCGGAGCGCGGAGTGGAGCACACGGTGCGAGCCCCTACGCCTACTGATCCGCACCACTATATATCCTAAACACGCACTAGTACTACGTTTTATCACTTGTAATCAATCACTTTGCGAGTAATAAGTATCAAAGTATAAAAACCttacctaaaatattaactttaaacAGTTAGTGAGTAAATGTGCACATCACTTATACGCTTAGTAAATTTAAAGCGCTATtcacttataaattaaatagacATTCATGATAATTGTAAGAAAACCCTTAAACTAACCACGGAAATAAATTGAAAGCTTTCATCTTcaacataaaacaaaaaaaatcgtgtcTTCTTATGAATTAAAGTCTGTGGAAATAGAAAACTTAATGATTAGCGGATTGCTGACACGTCAATAATTTGGATTGTATAAAATGCAATTTATCTTGCGATATGGCACGACACAGACGTTTCACTTGGTACAGCACAGAGGTATTCGTGTTCATATTGATGCTGGCTCTCCACTAAtcatcgaaaaaaaaacaactaaaacAACTGTGTTACGATACATAAccttataggtacatataataattataatagataTAGACAAGCTAATCATATTATTGGTGACACAGCAATGACTTATAGTTAAAATCCTCTATCATACTGATTAAAGTAATGTGAAAAGTGTTACAAATTCAAAATGATTCAAGACCATAACCTAACATGGCATCTTAATGAAGTTCTACAAAGAGCCATTTTGGTGGGAAGAAATAAAAAGATCGCGATAAacctacaaaaataattattgtataacaCTTAAGTtaggtttaaaattttgctaaaataaaacataactaaTAAACTAAATTGAACTAAATAACACACCACTCGATCGCCCTATCAGATAGGGTCGGTATCACTGTCGTAGAAGGTAATCAATAATTTAAACACTCACTTTAAGGTCCTTTAAAAGGAAAGAAAACCGATTCGAGTTTTTAATTTCAatcgaaagaaaaacaaaaaatgcaaTTTCTGGTGCAGCTgctaattgtttttgttaaaaatcaaCATCTAATCAACaaagtacacaataaaattaaaataaaatcaatagtaCGATCTAAACcgacatataatataaattatttccaaTAATACCAACTTAATTTAACAGAAATTATTCCTAGCGTCTGGCACTAGACGCGTTATGAAGAGTCTGTGAGGATCACACCGTAACACGAAAGAGTTCTACAGACACAGTGGAGTTACGCGATCTGGTTTAAGTAGTCGATGAAGTCGCTGGAGAAGAGTTGGAGTTGCGAGGGGTCGGCGAGCGGCGTGCGGCGAGGGGCGCCGCAGCCGCCGAGCGACGGCCGCTCCacgggcgccggcgccggcttGGGGCGCAACGCGGCCAAGTAGCGATCGGCTAGCGTCTCGCCGAAACTCATCGCGAGCGTTTCGGGGCTGAGCCCGAGCAAGGACAGCGACTCGGTGATGCTGGCCAGCGTTGGCGCGGTGTACTTGGCGATAACGGGCTCCTCGGGCGTACCGGTCTCGGGCGGGCGTGTAGCCATGCTCGTGTTGACGACGGGGCGCAGTGCGGGCGGCGAGCCGCGCCGCGGCGGCGACGGCGCCAGGCTCCAGCCTTCAGTGGGGGTGCCGGGCGAGTGGCCCGACACCGCCGACTGTTATGGCCACTGCTGGAACACCGGGTACGCCCGTTTTGTGAAGCAGTAGGTCAATGGCTTGACGAAATGCGTGTCAAGGACGCGGCAGTGCGGGCACGTCACCGGGTGAGAGTAGTCGGAGTAGTTAAGCCGTTGCTGTGGGTGCAGGAGCGGCTTGTAGCAACTGTTGCACTGTCGGACAAATATACATGTGTTAGTTAGCGACATTCTATTAGAGCTTATCTACAGTTTTATGGGcagttaacttttattttgtagaCTTCATTTGAATTGAAATACATTCTCTCATACTTATAACAATAATTACATTGGTTATGAATTTACCTTCAATCTGTCAGCGCAGCACGGCGTCGCCATGAAGATGTCGTAGGAGTACATAGTGCCGAGAACCAGCGACGCCCCGTCCCACTTCTGGCTGCAGAACCGGCAGCGGATGGTGCGCTCCGGGTCGCACCGCTCCAGGCAGCCCATGCACACGCAGGTCAGGTATTGCGTGCGCCCTTCCACTTTCACCTGGCCATAAGGAAAAATTACTTAATCCAGCGTTTAAGTTAATATgggttaataattatattaaagagCACACATTAGAAAGTATTATTTGAATTAGTACCCTATGTCGAagacaagcgctggtggcctagcggtaagagcgtgggacttgcaatccggaggtcgtgatttcaaaccccggctcgtaccaatgagtttttcgaaacttatgtacgaaatattatttgatatttaccagtcccttttcggtgaaggaaaacatcgtgaggaaaccgcgctaatcccaataaggccaagtttaccctctgggttggaaagtagtcgcttacgtaaaaactagtgcctacgccaattcttgggaatagttgccaagcggaccccaggctcccatgagccgtggaaataAGCCGGGAgaaacgctag
The nucleotide sequence above comes from Cydia pomonella isolate Wapato2018A chromosome 2, ilCydPomo1, whole genome shotgun sequence. Encoded proteins:
- the LOC133534659 gene encoding uncharacterized protein LOC133534659, which codes for MATRPPETGTPEEPVIAKYTAPTLASITESLSLLGLSPETLAMSFGETLADRYLAALRPKPAPAPVERPSLGGCGAPRRTPLADPSQLQLFSSDFIDYLNQIA